A stretch of the Osmerus mordax isolate fOsmMor3 chromosome 12, fOsmMor3.pri, whole genome shotgun sequence genome encodes the following:
- the LOC136954155 gene encoding ankyrin repeat and KH domain-containing protein 1-like isoform X9, with amino-acid sequence MQDAVAGTAMLTDGFEDEIDSVTPRSPVVGMGVGATPGVGLGGIGIGVGGKKVRLFGEPGGPPTERLDFKLAAAAVLSSGPGSGSDEDEVSEVESFILDQEDLDNPIMKTASELLLSSATDGVDLRTVDPETQARLEALLEAAGIGKLSTADGKAFADPEVLRRLTSSVSCALDEAAAALTRMRAENTLNAGQADNLVIFSRSLAEACSDGDVNAVRKLLDEGRSVNEHTEEGESLLCLACSAGYYELAQVLLAMHANVEDRGIKGDITPLMAAASGGYVDIVKLLLVHGADVNAQSSTGNTALTYACAGGFVDVVKVLLKEGANIEDHNENGHTPLMEAASAGHVEVARVLLEYGAGINTHSNEFKESALTLACYKGHLDMVRFLLEAGADQEHKTDEMHTALMEACMDGHVEVARLLLDSGAQVNMPADSFESPLTLAACGGHVELAALLIERGANLEEVNDEGYTPLMEAAREGHEEMVALLLAQGANINAQTEETQETALTLACCGGFLEVADFLIKAGADIELGCSTPLMEAAQEGHLELVKYLLAAGANVHATTATGDTALTYACENGHTDVADVLLQAGANLEHESEGGRTPLMKAARAGHLCTVQFLISKGANVNRATANNDHTVVSLACAGGHLAVVELLLAHGADPTHRLKDGSTMLIEAAKGGHTNVVSYLLDYPNNILSVPAPDLAQLTPPSQDASQVPRVPFQALAMVVPPQEPDRAPSNIATPPPVSSKAVSKQRQAALQPGASNGAPRGPETEPLPPFHLCQPLECIVEETEGKLNELGQRISAIEKAQLQSLELIQGEPLTKDKIEELKKSREEQVQKKKKILKELQKVERQLQLKTQQQFTKEYLEAKGLKEEQEAGQSQGPGPGPGGEAPPTATTSTPGALTACSGDLAQAGSDTDEEGLREGEQEEEQAGEDEDEEDEEDDEEDDEEEEEDGSDEDVEGEVVEAYPKLPQVDTILYRDGQPPHLPPSPQAQPPPPPLQAPFVPIQPLSDYSPADYPGGTPPELQRVLLGQQQALGAGMLGQQAPDGLMVATPAQTLTDTLDDIMAAVSSRVPMLSTTTSPTPLSQPPSQSPANMASPPSVLPLYPSVDIDAHTESNHDTALTLACAGGHEELVSVLIARGANIEHRDKKGFTPLILAATAGHVGVVEVLLDKGGDIEAQSERTKDTPLSLACSGGRQEVVELLLLRGANKEHRNVSDYTPLSLAASGGYVNIIKILLNAGAEINSRTGSKLGISPLMLAAMNGHVPAVKLLLDMGSDINAQIETNRNTALTLACFQGRAEVVSLLLDRKANVEHRAKTGLTPLMEAASGGYAEVGRVLLDKGADVNAPPVPSSRDTALTIAADKGHYKFCELLINRGAHIDVRNKKGNTPLWLAANGGHFDVVQLLVHASADVDAADNRKITPLMAAFRKGHVKVVQYLVKEVNQFPSDIECMRYIATIADKELLKKCHQCMETIVKAKDQQAAEANKNASILLKELDLEKSREESKKQALAAKREKRKEKRKKKKEEQKRKQEEEEEEKTKEEFCDMQEEKEDSAEEEEVPIDPPSATTTTTIGISATSATFTCTFGKKRAGVATTPSTNRKSKKNKTKDSPDDTIILQDSQVALAQHKADKNKIQGEPRGGGGGLAGGNSDSDPLDSTDCASEGSSSGGKSQELNYLPDLPSCASSYSSSSSSSSSSAPPLGAHPSHALLPGPEKRHCPQLHSDSKLDNKVTVSISKPSQKVPDMSELVPSSLPSPFKTMSLPISSPNSKLSLTSPKRGQKREEGWKEVVRRSKKLSVPASVVSRIMGRGGCNITAIQDVTGAHIDVDKQKDKNGERMITIRGGTESTRHAVQLINALIQDPAKELEDLIPRNHIRAPGSKASSAPFASGASSGSSAGAKAFSSLVTSSGVSFQSSSSSQVGGKVGKGLSSGVRQPFPVSLPLAYAHPQLALLAAQTMHQIRHPRLPMAQFGGTFSPAASTWGPFPVRPVSPGSANSSPKHNGGATGRPGATPHSEHSSAVSPAATVSSPSGTAPAAASPHTPNPPAPSNPQPSAPTPSCVRKQLFTSDPKPSGVTSLSMAPTAAVSSGGNAVRGTGSPAHHHTGMTATSASSSAQAPAGCAPPPLLQPLKVEPSASASPGKEKPPASLESQTSSSSESHSSAGFATPALALPPKPEPRQQLPPPPPSSSAAAITSSSSSTEAPPPLLAPQPSSHLPPGPAPSHSSMHPNNTVPHFSAPAPRVSHRMQPSGPYYPLSEQQQQQVFVPLSAQQEPPKQPQSQAQVSHLPQQPSLPPQAQGPPHQVPSSLGMMNGSQMQHVHGGGKTQQMPPNFGPAALFNHFSSIFDNNNQGNNQVWGACHLPTRSPPEQPYSAPPPYMSMSQMEGLMPPDSSKAPGYRSTSQRMVNNPIALTSYATSISGSPVYLHGPAAVGTPSFSRQHFSPHPWSAASSGESQVAPPSTVSSSSLSSSSGPPPQQPKPGNSSQQDRKVPPPIGTERLARIRQTGSVNPPLLTTSYTAPVGQGGIWSFGVGSASEAMSGWSQPLMSSHMMHPQLQAEQTAFSQHQPMEQDDTGISNPANSYHQPQHMPNSYMDFPKGMPMSMYGGTMLPPHPPMAEGPGAAMYNGLHTPDPAWSPIIKVVPNNTDSSDPQQVWPGTWAPHVHLNHVN; translated from the exons AAAGCGTTTGCAGATCCCGAGGTGCTGCGGAGGCTGACGTCGTCGGTGAGCTGCGCCCTGGACGAGGCGGCGGCCGCGCTGACCCGCATGAGGGCAGAGAACACCCTCAACGCCGGCCAGGCCGACAA TCTGGTTATTTTCAGCCGTAGTCTAGCGGAGGCGTGTTCGGACGGAGACGTGAACGCCGTCAGGAAGCTGCTGGACGAGGGGCGGAGCGTCAACGAGCACACGGAGGAGGGCGAGAGCCTGCTGTGCCTGGCCTGCTCTGCCGGCTACTACGAACtcgcacag gtgctgcTGGCCATGCACGCCAACGTGGAGGACCGGGGCATCAAGGGTGACATCACGCCCCTGATGGCGGCCGCCAGCGGAGGCTACGTAGACATCGTCAAGCTGCTGCTGGTGCACGGAGCCGACGTCAACGCCCAGTCCTCCacgg GAAACACAGCTCTGACGTACGCGTGCGCGGGGGGCTTCGTGGACGTGGTGAAGGTGCTCCTCAAGGAGGGCGCCAACATCGAGGACCACAACGAGAACGGCCACACCCCCCTGATGGAGGCGGCCAGCGCCGGCCACGTGGAGGTGGCCCGCGTCCTGCTGGAGTACGGCGCCGGCatcaacacacactccaacgAGTTCAAGGAGAGCGCCCTCACGCTGGCCTGCTACAAAg gtcaCCTGGACATGGTGAGGTTCCTGCTAGAGGCCGGGGCCGACCAGGAACACAAGACAGACGAGATGCACACAGCGCTGATGGAGGCCTGCATG gACGGGCACGTGGAGGTGGCGCGGCTGCTCCTGGACAGCGGGGCGCAGGTCAACATGCCGGCCGACTCCTTCGAGTCGCCGCTAACCCTGGCGGCGTGCGGGGGACACGTGGAGCTGGCCGCACTGCTCATAGAGAGGGGAGccaacctggaggag GTGAACGATGAAGGCTACACGCCCCTCATGGAGGCGGCCAGGGAGGGCCACGAGGAGATGGTGGCCCTGCTGCTGGCTCAGG gAGCGAACATCAACGCCCAGACGGAGGAGACGCAGGAGACGGCTCTGACGCTGGCCTGCTGCGGGGGCTTCCTGGAGGTGGCCGACTTCCTGATCAAGGCCGGGGCCGACATCGAGCTGGGCTGCTCCACGCCGCTGATGGAGGCGGCACAGGAGGGCCACCTGGAGCTGGTCAAGTACCTACTGgctgcag GGGCGAATGTCCACGCTACCACGGCAACGGGAGACACAGCGCTGACCTACGCCTGTGAGAATGGACACACAGATGTGGCTGATGTGCTGCTGCAGGCCGGCGCCAAcctg GAGCATGAGTCTGAGGGGGGGCGGACCCCCCTGATGAAGGCAGCCAGAGCAGGACACCTGTGTACAGTGCAGTTCCTCATCAGCAAGG gtgcCAATGTGAATCGGGCCACGGCCAACAACGACCACACGGTGGTGTCCCTGGCCTGTGCTGGGGGACACCTGGCTgtggtggagctgctgctggCACACGGGGCCGACCCCACGCACAGACTGAAG gaCGGCTCCACCATGTTGATAGAAGCAGCCAAGGGGGGCCACACCAACGTGGTGTCCTACCTGCTGGACTACCCCAACAACATCCTGTCAGTCCCCGCCCCCGACCTGGCACAGCTCACCCCCCCCTCGCAAGACGCCTCTCAG GTTCCACGTGTCCCCTTCCAGGCCCTGGCCATGGTGGTGCCCCCCCAGGAGCCTGACAGAGCCCCCTCCAACATCGCCACGCCCCCACCCGTCTCCAGCAAAG CCGTGTCCAAGCAGAGGCAGGCCGCCCTCCAGCCCGGGGCCTCCAACGGGGCTCCGCGCGGCCCGGAGACGGAGCCCCTGCCCCCCTTCCACCTGTGCCAGCCCCTGGAGTGCATCGTGGAGGAGACGGAGGGCAAGCTGAACGAGCTGGGCCAGAGGATCAGCGCCATCGAGAAGGCCCAGCTGCAGTCCCTGGAGCTGATCCAGGGGGAGCCGCTCACCAAAGACAAGAtcgaggagctgaagaagagccgGGAGGAGCAG gtgcagaagaagaagaagatcctCAAGGAGCTGCAGAAGGTGGAGCGCCAGCTGCAGCTCAAGACCCAGCAGCAGTTCACCAAAGAGTACCTGGAGGCCAAGGGGctgaaggaggagcaggaggcgggCCAGAGCCAGGGCCCGGGGCCCGGCCCCgggggggaggccccgcccaccgCCACCACCTCCACGCCCGGGGCCCTCACCGCCTGCTCCGGGGACCTCGCCCAGGCCGGCTCCGACACGGACGAGGAGGGGCTccgagagggggagcaggaggaggagcaggccggggaggacgaggacgaggaggacgaggag gacgacgaggaggacgacgaggaggaggaggaggacggctcGGACGAGGACGTGGAGGGCGAGGTGGTGGAGGCCTACCCCAAGCTGCCCCAGGTGGACACCATCCTGTACAGAGACGGCCAGccgccccacctccccccctcgccccaggcccagcccccccctccgcccctccaggCCCCCTTCGTGCCCATCCAGCCCCTGTCCGACTACAGCCCCGCCGACTACCCCGGCGGAACCCCCCCGGAGCTGCAGAGGGTGCTGCTGGGGCAGCAGCAGGCCCTGGGGGCGGGGATGCTGGGCCAGCAGGCCCCAGACGGACTCATGGTGGCCACGCCCGCGCAGACGCTCACAGACACGCTGGATGACAtcatggcag CTGTGAGTAGCAGGGTGCCCATGCTAAGCACTACGACCTCGCCCACGCCCCTATCCCAGCCCCCGTCTCAGAGCCCCGCCAACATGGCCTCGCCCCCTTCCGTTctgcccctctacccctccgTGGACATTGACGCACAC acggaGAGTAACCACGACACAGCGCTGACGCTGGCGTGTGCAGGAGGACACGAGGAGCTGGTGTCAGTCCTCATCGCACGAGGGGCCAACATCGAGCACCGCGATAAGAAgg gTTTCACCCCTCTCATCCTGGCTGCCACCGCTGGCCatgtgggggtggtggaggtccTCCTGGACAAAGGGGGCGACATCGAGGCCCAGTCAGAGAGAACCAAAGACAcgcccctctccctggcctgctCTGGGGGACGCCAGGAG gtggtggagctgctgctgctgcgggGAGCCAATAAGGAGCACCGTAACGTGTCCGACTACACGCCCCTCAGCCTGGCCGCCTCCGGGGGCTACGTCAACATCATCAAGATCCTCCTCAACGCCGGCGCCGAGATCAactccag GACGGGCAGTAAGCTGGGCATCTCCCCCCTCATGCTGGCGGCCATGAACGGCCACGTCCCCGCCGTCAAGCTGCTGCTGGACATGGGCTCCGACATCAACGCCCAGATCGAGACCAACCGCAACACGGCGCTGACCCTGGCCTGCTTCCAGGGCCGCGCCGAGGTGGTCAGCCTGCTGCTTGACCGCAAGGCCAACGTGGAGCACAGGGCCAAG actgGTCTGACCCCCCTGATGGAGGCAGCGTCGGGGGGCTATGCCGAGGTGGGCCGGGTGCTGCTGGATAAGGGCGCCGACGTCAACGCCCCTCCGGTCCCCTCGTCCAGAGACACGGCCCTCACCATCGCTGCCGACAAGGGCCACTACAAGTTCTGCGAGCTCCTCATCAACAG GGGCGCTCACATCGACGTGCGCAACAAGAAGGGGAACACGCCCCTGTGGCTGGCGGCCAACGGCGGCCACTTTGACGTGGTGCAGCTGCTGGTGCACGCCAGCGCTGACGTGGACGCCGCAGACAACCGCAAGATCACCCCGCTCATGGCCGCCTTCCGCAAG GGTCACGTGAAGGTGGTGCAGTACCTGGTGAAGGAGGTCAACCAGTTCCCCTCCGACATCGAGTGCATGAGATACATCGCCACCATCGCGGACAAG GAGCTGCTGAAGAAGTGCCACCAGTGCATGGAGACCATCGTCAAGGCTAAGGACCAGCAGGCAGCAGAGGCCAACAAGAATGCCAGCATCCTGCTGAAGGAGCTGGACCTGGAGAAG tccagagaggagagcaagAAGCAGGCCCTGGCCGCCAAGAGGGAGAAGCGCAAGGAGAAacgcaagaagaagaaggaggagcagaagaggaagcaggaggaggaggaggaggagaagaccaaGGAGGAGTTCTGCGAcatgcaggaggagaaggaggactcCGCTGAAG aagAGGAGGTTCCCATCGACCCCCCCagcgccaccaccaccaccaccatcggCATCTCCGCTACCTCCGCCACCTTCACCTGCACCTTCGGGAAGAAGCGCGCCGGCGTGgccaccacccccagcaccaaCCGCAAGAGCAAGAAGAACAAGACCAAGGACTCGCCCGACGACACCATCATCCTGCAGGACTCGCAG gtGGCGCTGGCGCAGCACAAGGCTGACAAAAACAAGATCCAGGGCGAGCCCCGGGGCGGAGGCGGGGGCCTGGCGGGGGGCAACAGTGACTCGGACCCCCTGGACAGCACTGACTGTGCCAGCGAGGGCAGCAGCAGCGGGGGCAAGAGCCAGGAACTCAACTACCTGCCCGACCTGCCCTCCTGcgcctcctcctactcctcctcctcatcctcctcctcctcctcggctccCCCGCTGGGGGCGCACCCCTCCCACGCCCTCCTGCCCGGCCCGGAGAAGAGACACTGCCCTCAGCTGCACAGCGACAGCAAGCTGGACAACAAGGTCACGGTCTCCATCTCCAAACCATCGCAGAA ggTTCCTGACATGAGTGAGCTGGTCCCCagctccctgccctcccccttcaaGACTATGTCCctgcccatctcctcccccaacaGCAAGCTGAGCCTCACCTCCCCCAAGAGAgggcagaagagagaggagggctggaaggAGGTGGTCCGGAG GTCTAAGAAGCTGTCCGTCCCGGCCTCCGTGGTGTCTCGCATCATGGGCCGCGGCGGCTGCAACATCACGGCCATCCAGGACGTGACGGGAGCCCACATCGACGTGGACAAGCAGAAGGACAAGAACGGAGAGAGGATGATCACCATCAG AGGTGGCACGGAGTCTACGAGGCACGCCGTGCAGCTCATCAACGCCCTGATCCAGGACCCGgccaaggagctggaggacctgATCCCCAGGAACCACATCCGCGCCCCGGGCTCCAAGGCCAGCTCGGCCCCCTTCGCCAGCGGGGCCTCCAGCGGCTCCTCCGCCGGGGCCAAGGCCTTCAGCTCCCTGGTCACGTCCTCGGGAGTCTCcttccagtcctcctcctcctcccaggtggGGGGGAAGGTGGGGAAGGGGCTGTCGTCCGGGGTGAGGCAGCCCTTCCCGGTGTCCCTGCCCCTGGCCTACGCCCACCCCCAGCTGGCTCTCCTGGCCGCCCAGACCATGCACCAGATCAGACACCCGCGTCTGCCCATGGCCCAGTTCGGGGGTACGTTCTCCCCTGCTGCCAGCACCTGGGGCCCCTTCCCCGTGCGGCCGGTGAGCCCCGGGAGCGCCAACAGCTCCCCGAAACACAACGGAGGAGCCACAGGCCGGCCCGGCGCCACGCCCCACAGCGAGCACAGCAGCGCCGTCAGTCCGGCGGCGACCGTCTCCAGCCCCTCCGGAACCGCCCCGGCCGCGGCCTCTCCTCACACCCCCAACCCGCCCGCGCCCTCCAACCCCCAGCCCAGCGCCCCCACGCCCTCCTGCGTCAGGAAACAGCTGTTCACCTCCGACCCCAAACCCTCCGGGGTCACCTCCTTGTCCATGGCGCCCACAGCTGCGGTGAGCAGCGGCGGTAACGCAGTGCGAGGCACGGGGTCTCCCGCCCACCATCACACGGGCATGACGGCTACCTCCGCCTCCAGCTCCGCCCAGGCCCCGGCGGGCTGCGCCCCGccgcccctcctccagcccctcaagGTGGAGCCCAGCGCCTCGGCCTCCCCAGGCAAGGAGAAGCCCCCTGCGTCTCTGGAGAGCCAGACCTCCTCTTCCAGCGAGAGCCACAGCTCAGCAGGCTTCGCCACGCCAGCCCTGGCCTTGCCCCCCAAGCCTGAGCCCCGGCAGCagttacccccccctcccccctcctcctccgccgccgccatcacctcctcctcctcctctacagaagcccccccgcccctgctcgccccccagcccagctcccacctcccccctggtCCCGCCCCCTCACACAGCTCCATGCACCCCAACAACACGGTGCCCCACTTCtcagcccccgccccccgcgtCTCTCACCGGATGCAGCCGTCGGGACCGTACTACCCGCTgtcagagcagcagcagcagcaggtgttTGTGCCCCTCAGCGCCCAGCAGGAGCCCCCCAAGCAGCCCCAGAGCCAGGCTCAGGTGTCCCACCTACCCCAGCAACCCAGCCTGCCTCCCCAGGCCCAGGGCCCCCCCCACCAGGTGCCCTCCAGCCTGGGCATGATGAACGGATCCCAGATGCAGCACGTCCACGGGGGAGGCAAGACCCAGCAGATGCCCCCCAACTTCGGCCCCGCGGCGCTCTTCAACCATTTCAGCAGCATCTTCGACAACAACAACCAG GGAAACAACCAGGTGTGGGGTGCATGCCACCTGCCCACCCGCTCCCCCCCTGAGCAGCCTTACTCGGCCCCCCCGCCCTACATGAGCATGAGTCAGATGGAGGGCCTGATGCCTCCAGACAGCTCCAAGGCTCCAGGCTACCGCTCCACCTCCCAGAGGATGGTCAACAACCCCATAG CTCTCACCAGCTATGCCACCAGTATCTCCGGCAGCCCAGTCTACCTCCACGGCCCTGCCGCCGTGGGCACGCCCTCCTTCAGCAGACAGCacttctcccctcacccctggaGCGCCGCGTCttccg GTGAGTCTCAGGTGGCCCCTCCCTCCACGGTGTCGTCCTCGTCCCTGTCCTCCTCGTCTGGGCCCCCTCCTCAGCAGCCCAAGCCTGGCAACTCCAGCCAGCAGGACCGCAAGGTGCCCCCCCCCATCGGCACGGAGCGCCTGGCCCGGATCAGGCAGACGGGCTctgtcaacccccccctcctcaccaccagCTACACGGCACCCGTGGGACAGGGGGGCATCTGGTCCTTCGGTGTGGGCAGTGCCTCtg AGGCCATGTCCGGCTGGTCTCAGCCGCTGATGAGCAGTCACATGATGCACCCGCAGCTGCAGGCGGAGCAGACGGCCTTCTCCCAGCACCAGCCCATGGAGCAGGACGACACGGGCATCTCCAACCCAGCCAACAGCTACCACCAACCCCAGCACATGCCCAACAGCTACATGGACTTCCCCAAG gGTATGCCCATGTCTATGTATGGAGGAACCAtgctgcccccccaccctcccatggCGGAGGGGCCGGGGGCTGCCATGTACAACGGCCTGCACACCCCAGACCCTGCCTGGAGCCCCATCATCAAGGTGGTCCCTAACAACACAGACAGTTCAGACCCACAGCAG GTGTGGCCGGGTACCTGGGCCCCTCACGTGCACCTGAACCACGTCAACTAG